The region TTGCAGTATTTGAAACTGAAAAATTTGATAGACTTTTATTTTTAACAGATGTTGCTTTTAACACATACCCTGAATTAAAAGAAAAGATTGATATAGTAAATAATGCAGTTAAAGTAGCACATGCAATTGGAATAGAAAAACCAAAGGTAGCACCAATATGTGCTGTTGAGGTTGTAAATCCTAAGATGCCTGCAACACTTGATGCAGCAATGCTTTCAAAAATGAGTGATAGAGGACAAATTAAAGGATGCGTAGTTGATGGACCTTTAGCATTAGATATAGCTTTATCACAAGATGCTGCAAAACATAAGGGCGTAACTGGAGAAGTTGCTGGAAAAGCAGATATCTTCTTAATGCCAAACATAGAAACAGGAAATGTAATGTACAAAACTTTAACATATACAACTGACTCTAAAAATGGTGGAATACTTGTTGGAACTTCTGCTCCTGTTGTTTTAACTTCAAGAGC is a window of Clostridium pasteurianum DNA encoding:
- the ptb gene encoding phosphate butyryltransferase, translating into MIKSFDEIIMKVKSKEMKKVAVAVAQDAPVLEAIRDAKKNGIADAILVGDHDEIVSIGLKIGLDVNQFEIVNEPDVKKAALKAVELVSTGKADMVMKGLVNTATFLRSVLNKEVGLRTGKTMSHVAVFETEKFDRLLFLTDVAFNTYPELKEKIDIVNNAVKVAHAIGIEKPKVAPICAVEVVNPKMPATLDAAMLSKMSDRGQIKGCVVDGPLALDIALSQDAAKHKGVTGEVAGKADIFLMPNIETGNVMYKTLTYTTDSKNGGILVGTSAPVVLTSRADSHETKMNSIALAALVAGNK